From Caldisalinibacter kiritimatiensis:
TACACGTAACGATCTTTCAACTTCAACAGTGAAATCCACGTGCCCTGGCGTATCTATTATGTTAATTCTGTGATCTTTCCAGAAGCATGTTGTAGCAGCAGAAGTGATAGTAATACCTCTTTCTTGCTCCTGCTCCATCCAGTCCATTTGTGAAGCACCTTCATGAGTTTCTCCTATTTTATGAATTCTACCTGTGTAGAACAAAATTCTCTCTGTAGTAGTAGTTTTACCTGCGTCTATATGCGCCATTATACCAATATTCCTAGTTTTCTTCAATGAAATCTTTCTAGGCATATTATTCCTCCTCTCTGCTGCTGGGTCCTACATCACAATAGATATTCTTCCCATACTTATCAATATTAAACATTCATTTTCACCATTCTACACAGATTACCATCTATAATGAGCAAAAGCTTTGTTAGCTTCAGCCATTTTATGAGTATCTTCTTTTTTCTTAACACTTGCCCCAGTATTGTTTGCAGCATCCATAATTTCTTTAGCTAGTCTTTCTTTCATAGTTCTTTCGCCTCTAGCTCTTGAATAGCCAACTAACCATCTAATACCTAAAGTTTGTCTTCTTTCAGGTCTAACTTCAACTGGAACTTGGTAAGTCGCCCCACCAACACGTCTCGCTTTCACTTCTAAAAGCGGCATAATATTTTCTAATGCTTTTTTGAATACATCTAATGGCTCTTCTCCTGTTTTCTCTCCTACTATTTCAAAAGCATCATAAACTATTCTTTGAGCTAGACCTTTTTTCCCATCTTGCATAACTTGATTTATAAGCTTTGTTACAACTTTATCTTTATAAATTGGGTCTTCCATTACATCTCTCTTCGGAATATTTCCTTTTCTTGGCACTTCGCTTCCCTCCTTAATAAACTAAGATTAATTCATAGGTACTCGACAATGTTAGACATTGCCGTCGTGCGCAAAATGCATATCTATATTAAGGCATCAGCCTGTCAGAACTTGTTGCACTCCGCACTAATGTACCGTGTTATTTTTTAGGTTTTTTAGTACCATACTTAGATCTACCTTGTTTTCTGTTTTCAACTCCTGCAGTATCTAATGTACCTCTTACAATGTGGTATCTAACACCAGGTAAGTCCTTAACCCTTCCTCCTCTGATAAGAACAACACTGTGTTCTTGCAGGTTATGTCCTATACCAGGGATATATGCAGTAACTTCAACACCATTTGTAAGTCTTACCCTGGCAATCTTTCTTAACGCTGAGTTCGGCTTCTTAGGTGTAACAGTTTTTACAGCTGTACATACACCTCTTCTTTGTGGTGAACTCAACTTAGTAGCTTTCTTTTTTAATGAGTTGTATCCCACATTTAACGCAGGAGATTTAGATTTTTTAGTTACTTTCTTTCTTCCCTTTCTTACTAACTGGTTAATTGTTGGCATTAAGGCACCTCCTTCCAAAATTTTAAACCTTATTTCAATACGGCAGCTGACGCTGCACTTACATCAATTCCACATGCTTTGCCAAGTCCCATTTTGCTGTCTACATATACTAACTCAATACCTTTTTGCTCACATGTCTCTATAACATCATTGACAACTTGAGCATCTGCATCTTTGGCAACAAACACAACTTTGACTTCATCACTTTGTATAGCTCTTTTTGTTTGTTTTGTGCCAACAACTTTTTTAGAACTACTTAATTCTTCTATCATATTTAGTCTCCTCCTTTTTAAAATATCTAGAAGATTATGTGGTGAAGCCACATAATCTTCCTTGATATTTAAAAAGTCAACTAAGCACTTTTACACACACTAATTTATTTTAGCATTAATATAAAATACTGTCAACAATTATAATTTTTTATTCTTGTACTTCTTCTTTTGTATCTTCATCTTCAATAGTATTAATCGCTATGTTTTTATATCTTCTCATACCAGTACCTGCTGGTATTAACTTACCTATTATAACATTTTCTTTTAATCCTAACAATTTATCTTCTTTTCCTTTGATTGCTGCATCAGTTAAAACTCTTGTTGTTTCCTGGAATGATGCAGCCGATAAGAAGGACTCAGTAGCTAATGAAGCTTTAGTTATACCAAGTAATACCCTTCTTCCAATAGCAGGCTTCCCACCTATCTCTTCTACTTTTCTATTCTCTTCCTCGAATTCAAATATATTTACCAATCCTCCTGGTAGAAGGTCAGTGTCACCTGCATCCTCTATCTTAACTTTGTTTAACATTTGTCTTACTATAATTTCAATGTGTTTATCGTTGATATCAACACCTTGCATTCTATAAACTTTTTGAACTTCTTTCACTAAGTAAGCTTGAACTCCTGTTATTCCTTTTATTTTTAATATATCATGTGGATTTACCGAACCATCTGTTAATTCATCTCCAGCCTCAACATACATTCCTGGTTTTACTTTTAATCTAGAGCCATATGGAATATTGTATGTCTTGACTTCTCCATCTTCTCCTGTTACTACTACTTCACGTTTCTTTCTTGTTTCATTTATTGCTATTGTTCCTGAAATTTCAGTAATAACAGCTAGTCCCTTAGGCTTTCTAGCCTCAAATAGCTCTTCTACCCTAGGTAAACCTTGAGTAATATCTGCTCCTGCTATACCACCTGTATGGAATGTACGCATTGTAAGCTGAGTACCAGGTTCACCTATAGATTGTGCAGCTATTATACCAACAGCTTCACCTACATTAACTTTTTCTCCTGTAGCTAAGTTTCTACCGTAACATTTAGCACATACCCCATGCTTAGTCTTACAAGATAATACCGACCTAATTTTAACCTCTTTAATTCCAACTTCTACTATCTTGTCAGCAATATCTTCTGTAATTAAATCGCCTTCTTGTACTATCACTTCACTAGTGTTAGGGTCTACTACGTCTTCTAAAGCATATCTTCCTACAATTCTATCCCATAGTTTTTCTATAACTTCTTTCCCATCTTTAAAAGCAGTAGCTACAATACCTTGGTCTGTACCACAGTCTTCTTCTCTAACAATAACATCTTGACTTACATCAACCAACCTTCTAGTTAAGTATCCTGAGTCTGCAGTTCTTAGTGCTGTATCCGCCAATCCTTTTCTAGCACCATGAGTTGAAATGAAGAACTCAAGTACTGACAGACCCTCTCTAAAGTTAGACTTAACGGGAATTTCAACTGTTCTACCTGAAGCATTGGCCATAAGTCCTCTCATGCCTGCTAACTGCTTAATCTGGTTTCTACTACCTCTCGCTC
This genomic window contains:
- the rpsG gene encoding 30S ribosomal protein S7, coding for MPRKGNIPKRDVMEDPIYKDKVVTKLINQVMQDGKKGLAQRIVYDAFEIVGEKTGEEPLDVFKKALENIMPLLEVKARRVGGATYQVPVEVRPERRQTLGIRWLVGYSRARGERTMKERLAKEIMDAANNTGASVKKKEDTHKMAEANKAFAHYRW
- a CDS encoding L7Ae/L30e/S12e/Gadd45 family ribosomal protein, coding for MIEELSSSKKVVGTKQTKRAIQSDEVKVVFVAKDADAQVVNDVIETCEQKGIELVYVDSKMGLGKACGIDVSAASAAVLK
- the rpsL gene encoding 30S ribosomal protein S12; protein product: MPTINQLVRKGRKKVTKKSKSPALNVGYNSLKKKATKLSSPQRRGVCTAVKTVTPKKPNSALRKIARVRLTNGVEVTAYIPGIGHNLQEHSVVLIRGGRVKDLPGVRYHIVRGTLDTAGVENRKQGRSKYGTKKPKK